A window from Aeromonas rivipollensis encodes these proteins:
- a CDS encoding DUF2252 domain-containing protein has translation MTRKATSRAILAHFTTPRLSIAQRFAAGKALREQFPREAHSWLPPAPYDRDPIAVLKAQATTRLKQLVPVRHARMQESPFAFLRGAAAIMAGDLVATPHSGLMVQACGDMHVANIGLYASAERNLVLAINDFDETHLGPWEWDLKRLAASALVAAEYLGADAARQREAARMIATGYRTKLREYGKMGFMRVWYDHIEQASVLDAFSVDAHRRVKATFAKARGRNHLQVLGKMTDLVDDQHRIRELHPFVIRETHTEDGEPVYEVLGELLEAYLASLPEDRRILLRRYRVVDVARKVVGVGSVGTRCWVILLTGADDDDPLFLQVKEAQPSVLAPYFTSEDDSGNQGRRVVRGQRMIQGSPDIFLGWCDLRGRHFYVRQLRDMKGGIDITPGMVKPRHFVEYCQLCGWALALAHAKSGDAAQIAGYLGKSETMDEVIADFAVAYGQRTREDHALLLAAIARGELPVASEAR, from the coding sequence ATGACCAGAAAGGCAACGTCTCGGGCTATATTGGCGCACTTCACCACGCCACGGCTCTCCATCGCACAGCGGTTCGCCGCCGGCAAGGCCCTGCGGGAACAGTTTCCTCGCGAAGCTCACTCCTGGCTGCCGCCCGCACCCTATGACAGGGATCCCATCGCCGTGCTCAAGGCCCAGGCCACCACTCGCTTGAAGCAGCTGGTGCCGGTGCGCCATGCCAGGATGCAGGAGTCCCCCTTCGCCTTCCTGCGCGGTGCGGCCGCCATCATGGCGGGGGATCTCGTCGCTACCCCCCACTCCGGCCTCATGGTTCAGGCCTGCGGCGACATGCATGTCGCCAATATCGGCCTCTATGCGAGTGCCGAGCGCAACCTGGTGCTGGCCATCAACGACTTCGATGAGACCCATCTCGGCCCCTGGGAGTGGGATCTCAAGCGCCTGGCCGCCAGCGCCCTGGTGGCGGCGGAGTACCTGGGGGCCGACGCCGCCCGCCAGCGTGAGGCGGCCAGGATGATAGCGACCGGTTACCGCACCAAGCTGCGGGAATACGGCAAGATGGGCTTTATGAGGGTCTGGTACGATCACATCGAACAGGCCTCGGTGCTCGACGCCTTCTCCGTCGATGCCCACAGAAGGGTCAAGGCCACCTTCGCCAAGGCCCGGGGCCGCAACCACCTGCAGGTGCTCGGCAAGATGACGGATCTGGTGGACGATCAGCACAGGATCCGCGAACTCCACCCCTTCGTCATCCGCGAGACCCACACCGAGGACGGGGAGCCCGTCTATGAGGTGCTCGGCGAGTTGCTGGAGGCCTATCTCGCCTCCCTGCCGGAGGACAGGCGCATACTGCTGCGCCGCTACCGGGTCGTGGACGTCGCCCGCAAGGTGGTGGGGGTGGGCAGCGTGGGCACCCGCTGCTGGGTGATCCTGCTGACCGGCGCCGACGATGACGATCCCCTCTTCTTGCAGGTCAAGGAGGCGCAACCCTCGGTGCTGGCCCCCTATTTCACCTCGGAAGACGACAGCGGCAACCAGGGGCGGCGGGTGGTGCGGGGCCAGCGGATGATCCAGGGATCGCCGGATATCTTCCTCGGCTGGTGCGATCTCAGGGGCCGTCACTTCTACGTGCGCCAACTGCGGGACATGAAGGGGGGCATCGACATCACCCCTGGCATGGTCAAGCCCCGCCACTTCGTCGAGTATTGCCAGCTGTGCGGCTGGGCCCTGGCGCTGGCCCATGCCAAGTCGGGGGATGCGGCCCAGATCGCCGGCTACCTCGGCAAGTCGGAGACGATGGATGAGGTCATTGCCGACTTCGCCGTGGCCTATGGCCAGCGCACCCGGGAAGATCACGCCCTGCTGCTGGCCGCCATCGCCCGCGGGGAGCTGCCGGTCGCTTCAGAGGCCCGTTGA